Proteins encoded in a region of the Sander lucioperca isolate FBNREF2018 chromosome 4, SLUC_FBN_1.2, whole genome shotgun sequence genome:
- the hmx4 gene encoding H6 family homeobox 4, which translates to MNKVDAPCRPVASLKFTIDSILNLKTSGRNCDSCHPAGLRDDSATAMLKDGFQSQHEEHVAQQRRDPGSRLNENELITDCNGATDSVIISRGDPKTAAEVRFESGDSSCDDSSSTTTATDTQKGGSPAKKSKMITKKKTRTIFSKRQIFQLESTFDMKRYLSSAERACLASSLQLTETQVKIWFQNRRNKLKRQISTEIDGPVTDFPETGKPVVVGQLPALYKESSLLGRCLLPMPLPVVYPGSSTPYLCFTNASKYFSLYDGDV; encoded by the exons ATGAACAAAGTGGACGCACCATGCCGACCCGTCGCCTCTCTGAAATTCACTATTGACAGCATCCTCAATCTCAAGACAAGCGGGAGGAACTGTGACAGTTGTCACCCCGCCGGACTGCGGGATGATTCGGCCACGGCGATGCTTAAAGACGGTTTCCAGAGCCAGCACGAGGAGCACGTAGCCCAGCAGCGGCGTGACCCGGGTAGCAGGCTTAACGAAAATG AGTTGATCACAGACTGCAACGGAGCGACGGATTCGGTGATCATCAGCCGCGGAGACCCGAAGACAGCGGCGGAGGTGCGCTTCGAGAGCGGGGACAGCAGCTGCGACGACAGCAGCTCCACCACCACGGCCACGGACACCCAGAAAGGAGGCAGTCCTGCCAAGAAGAGCAAAATGATAACGAAAAAGAAGACGCGCACTATTTTTTCCAAGAGACAGATTTTCCAGTTGGAGTCTACCTTCGACATGAAACGCTATCTGAGCAGCGCGGAGCGCGCCTGCCTCGCCAGTTCCCTCCAGCTCACGGAGACCCAGGTGAAAATCTGGTTTCAGAACCGCAGGAATAAATTGAAACGGCAAATCTCGACCGAAATCGACGGACCTGTTACCGATTTCCCTGAGACTGGAAAGCCCGTGGTGGTGGGGCAGCTGCCGGCCTTGTACAAAGAGAGTAGCCTTCTGGGGAGATGCCTGCTTCCCATGCCTCTGCCCGTTGTGTACCCAGGGAGTAGCACGCCTTACCTCTGCTTCACAAACGCCAGCAAGTACTTCAGCCTGTATGACGGGGACGTATGA